CGGAGAACAAAGGCAAGAGTCGGACATAAGCGACTGAGTTCTCAGGGATGTGCCAGCAGAGCCATTTCAAAGCTACGCAAATTGGGAAGCTTGCTGAAGCATGGAGCAAAAGGTCTCTGCTTTGCTAAACCCAATTCGGGTTACATAAGGGTCGGGCAAGAACCGATTGATCCAAAGCAAGTGAGTGTACCGAAAGGGCACTTGGCTGTGTACGTGGGCGAGAAGATAGATGATACGTGTAGAGTTGTGGTGCCTGTGATATACTTTAATCACCCTTTGTTTGCGGATTTGTTGAGGGAAGCAGAAATGACTTATGGGTATAATCATTCGGGTGGGATCCAAATCCCGTGTCGGATATCTGAATTTGAGAACGTTAAATCAAGAATCGCCGCCACGGGCGGTGGTGGAAACTGCCGTGGATAGCGGAGGTGGAAGCATAATTATTGATGAGCTGTGGCTGAGTCAGTGGACAGTGATGTAGGAGTTGTGAACACATGCGTAAAAAATTGTAACGTGCAATGGCACAACCCTCCATCTTAATTAGGCCTTTCTTTCGCCGAGAGATAAGGGCACGTTGATATGGGGAGGTTTAGTTTATGTTAGTTTTTTTtagtatttaaaaaaaaaaaaaagggtttaCAATGATGGCAAATGTTCTGGGTGTGAAGGGTTTATTTGTACAAATTTTTGTTAACCTTCTAGCTCAAATCTCAAATGGACGCATGTATTAGTTTGGCTCCCAAAATATTAATGGACGCATGTATTAGTTTACATGTTACAAGAATTGAATGTCACTCTCTCTTATGAAGAGACGATCTGGGACTAACATAATTAATAGTAATACTTattgtttatccgtaaaatgatacagttgaatttgtacgtggtttttagacaagtgaactatttgatcctgaaataatataataattaaaaaaatatacgatacttagccttagaatgtggATGAAACAACAGTAATAATAATCTCGTAAACACAGTTTTCGgacacaacaatgatgagatcaaaaagcaataAAGtcaaattgtataaagctttgtatagaatatagtatatatttttgtcagaaaattcgtgtcctttacaatggtaactcaactcactatttatagctatgtctagggaaaaaGGTCATAGGATCATAccctcctttaatgccaattatgagggtcattgatgaagatgtaatggtgaacataaatgccaaattctctataacggatcgtcgctcttaatgctgtatAATATTCtttagtaaatgctaccgggcgcagagcatttaatacacctttatgaacgttatcctttccggtgacaagcaGAGTGGCTGCGTTCGGTCCTCAACCATCCCGTCTTGGATTCTACGTatcctccttttagtcagccacacgtcatatcatattttactttatacagatagtccccctgctttccggtgatataactttgtgttaccggaaagttggtagaaacacctttttggcgggaattactataattccctctcAAGATCTCTGATAGTTGATTAGACGTACGTCTCTTCGCATTTAATGCTCCGAACAagcgtcatcccatgatttagTACAACCTTTGCctattatcgaggtaatcatggccatgaatttagccgccaaaattttacttatacgcaactttcttttcctttgcgtttcacAATTGCTTGAGCTTCTGATTTGCATCCGTTTTTCCCCTCCCttttctaattttcttcaaatacaaactctttaccttcttctttttcaatgACTTCTTCCTCTAAATGTGCTGGTTCTCgaaagaataagaacaaaaccgaggattCCATTCCTCTAacagtgggttccatcatcccaagaaggcttagt
The DNA window shown above is from Nicotiana tomentosiformis chromosome 8, ASM39032v3, whole genome shotgun sequence and carries:
- the LOC104089254 gene encoding auxin-responsive protein SAUR36-like, whose translation is MKKGRGFRLGRRLVRVFSCFIRRRTKARVGHKRLSSQGCASRAISKLRKLGSLLKHGAKGLCFAKPNSGYIRVGQEPIDPKQVSVPKGHLAVYVGEKIDDTCRVVVPVIYFNHPLFADLLREAEMTYGYNHSGGIQIPCRISEFENVKSRIAATGGGGNCRG